Part of the Triticum urartu cultivar G1812 chromosome 2, Tu2.1, whole genome shotgun sequence genome, TAATCTACACCGTATCTCGGAATGCAGCACTGCACGTTGGAGTTTCAACTGGAATTTGCTTTCTTATTGATGCAGATGCTTTGTGAGGCCTTCTTGAAGGAGTTGAAATTAGTTGACCATGCAAGGGATCACAAAGTGATTGATGTTTGGCTCATCATGCTCATATATGCCAATGGGGGTGCTCTGCAGAAAAGTGCTGAGAAAATACTGAAATCCAAGATCTTACAAGGATATATCCGGGAGACATTGTTTCACCAATGCATTCATGGAAATACTGAATTAGTAAAGGTCAGTTCTTCGGTATCTCGTAATGACTGTCAAGTGAGCACGTATGTTTGCCTACCCATGCTGACTGAGACATAAAAACTTGCACTAGGACCATTTTATGTCATATCTCTCAGTGAGCGATTACCTATTGGCTTGCAAGGAAGACAAGGCTAGAGAATTTGCTACCTATTTGTTCACGGCTTTGTTTGAAGAATTCAGTGATACTTTCTCCAGGCAAGAGGTACCCCTTTGTTGCCAACACTTCTGTTTGCTGTCGTGAATGTACTGAAAATCAAGAACTTACCAATGTAGGCAAATTGGGTTAGTATGCACTgttgatttttgaaaaaaataattTCCCTATAATTCAGGATTTCAGGCAGGCTGTTTACCGAATTTTGTTGCATTTCACATATATTTACATTTTTTTGGTGAAATAAAACTTGAACATGCTCTACTGAATGCATATGCATAAGTCCAGCTAATGAACATAATTCTTGGAAGGGCTGTTTAGAAATTCTGATTCTGATACTGCTTCCTATTTCGTATAGTTTTACTGTTTTCAACCAGTTGGCTTGCATTTGAGAACTAATTAACTAATTCAAAAAGTAATCTGTGCAATTGTTGTCGTAGTTGCCAAAATACCACTGTTGTGCCAATGAAACATCTGAGTGATAAGGTTGTGTGTTGTCACTTGTCAGATTAGCTGCAGTAGTACCATTTGAGGTGGTGACTGGACAGCTATTGGTTTGTAGCTGAATTTTTCTACGTTTATCTGCAAACTATAAGGCTTAGGCAGACTATCATCCTTCTGTTGGGAATCCATCCAATTAAACTTTCTTGGCGCATATACCAGTTTCTCTTATGTTTCATACCCAGTTTTCTGTTGTTTATATATTTTGTCTGTTCTTTGTTTGGTAATGTCCTACCATTTTGTGCAGCTCGTAGGCTCATTGATAACTCATATAGGTTCTGGGATCAGTTACGAAGTTTCTTCTGCTTTGGATATTATGATTTCTTTGACATCCAACAACTCTGAGGAACTCATCCCTATAGCTTCACATATAACTGGTATTGTTATTTCTGAAGTCTTATGTATTTAGTGCTTGCTACTGAGGAATAATTTGAATTACATTGACTTTTACTACATAGGTATTTTAGATTATCTGGAGAGTTTTCATGAAGATAATCTTCGAAAGGTTTGCGAAATATTTTTAATCCGTtactcctatttttttctcatgaTAAACATCAGTTATGAAAAAAGTAGGTTTACGAGATCTTCTGTCAATTGGCACTGGCTGCTGGCTTCAATACTAGTTCAGGTGGCTCTTCTGTTGCTAATGAACTTCTTATGGTAGTGAGAAAACAGGTATGATTACATTTATGACTAGGCTCATCCAAGAAGGCTTTTTAGGGTTTATGGCTTTCAATTATTGTTTTCCGTGTCTGCTTGCACTTTGTAGGTTAGCAATCCAGATATGAAGTATAAGAGAATGGGAATAATTGGGGCTTTAAGGATAGTTTCAGCTATTGCAGATGCAAATGCTGCTGTGAACTACTCATCATCTCAGGTTTGCTTGGTCATGATGAAATTCAAGATAAATGTTGTTTTCGTGTTAAAACAACCATGCTGAATGATTCTGTCACTTTCTGACCTCCTGGGTATATAAAAATACATTTGTATGTAAATGCTAGCATTTACAGGAGCATCTGTAGCAGCACCTATTTATCTTTAAAATTAGCCAAAAACTTTTAATGTCCTGTGCTAGTTCATTTGAAAGTGATACTTGTACGATATAAATCATGACATTACTTACTAGACAGTAAGAGTTTCCTACTGATAATTAAAGAAATACTCTGTTAGTTAGATGCTTCAAAAATAACATGAGCAATGGACAAAGTAGTACCATGGTTTTATACAAGTGAAGCAAGCATCAGCATTAGGAACACACACCTAAATTGTATACCTAACCTGGTGCTGGATTCCCTTTTTTGTCTCAAGCTGTGCTTCTTGCATCTAAAATATCCGAGATCACGGCAGCTACCTTTTCCGCCTTCATGAAATACTGCTGTTGCTTTGTTAGTTATAAATTTGTTTTGTTTGGCAGCAACCAAATTGTGAGGAGGCCCTGGGACTGCTAAATATGACTGTTAACTCCTGCAAATTTGTGACGTTGCCCTTAATTCTTCTCTATGATGAATTATCTGCTTTATTTGAGAGCAATGTTCTTCATTCTGCAATTATTGAGTGGTAAGCATAGAATGGTTGCTACTGCATGCGGAAAAAGGAGACGATCCATTTTTCTTCATGTAAGATAGCTCATTTCACTAACTGGCCTTTTCAGGGTTGGAGAACATGTTGCAGAATTTGATACCCTTTTTCTTGCTGATCTTGAGGATGGCCAGCTATCAGAAAAATATCTCTGCGAGAGCATTGAAGGTTAGCAAGATGCTTTGACAGTTATGTACATTTCTACTTGACACATGATGAAAGTAGAAGTGTAATTGACAAGACATTGGTTTCAGGGGAATTATGGATGAACTTGGATGGAAATATCTCCCCAGTATGCGTAAATATTTTGCCACTAGTGTCCACCTCGCAACAAAGGTACAATTCTAGCTGTTAAGGCCTTAATGGTCATTATTTGGTTGGTACTTGGTTACTAACTAGTCTGAATATGACCTATACTGGAATATTATAATACTGTTATGTATGCTCATACCAGGTCTCAAGCCTGCTTGCAGATCCTTCCTTCCCAATTTCTACTACTAACTACCGTAAGTGCCATAGCCTTGTAATCCAGCATGTCTTAATGGTCAAACTAACTTTCTTGTTTATATCGAAGATTGAACGTTCAGGAAGTGAAGGCTCACTTGGTGGAATAAATGCACTCCTTGGCTGTCCTTTGCATCTTCCCTCTACAAAGGTTATACCGCTCAGTCTGCTCTCTAGAAACTTGAAGCGATACCCCTAACTTGTTAATTATACAGGAACACCATTCTTTTAAGTCTTAGTTTTGTTGCATTATGTATCTTAAATATTATTCTGCAACCTGCCTTTGCTCCGCCAGAACACACACAGAATGGTGCCACAAAAAAATTGCAAGTTTCTTTAGAGCTGACGAAAAGTTTCTCTAGAACTGGCCTACATGTAATCAACAATACTATAATAGTTTCTCATAATAAATGGTAAATCACAAATTCTGGTTTCATATAATCAATCGCTACCATTCATATAAAAAAAATATCAACCTGCAGATGTCAACGGTTCAAAGTTGTTTTGAAAAACATAACAAATGCAAATATATTAGTGCAAATGTGTCACTACTTCTGTATAATATATAGAACTTCCAAAAGTAGTTTTATACTATCAGAGAGATGTCCTTCAGTGACTGAAAAATAATTAATCTTGGTTTGGATTTGAGAACGGACAGAACCTGGATGAATCTAGATGGGGAAGCTTGTCAGCACTGGAGAAAAAAACAGTGTGTCACTCACTGTACTTTGCGATAAACTGGATTAGGGAGTTGGTATGTTTTGAATCTTCTGGTTTTACTGACTAAACGCTTGAAATTATATGATATCTATATCTGAAATTGGTGGCATCATTGGCAGCTTAATGCTTTCAGCACACAAGTTGCGGCCAGAGTTGTTAATGTGTCACAAAGAGTAAGGGATGAGACAGCAGTTAAACTTTTGAAGCGTCTGAGAAATCTAATGTGAGTGTATTGCTTGAACAGTGATGAGAGTACCATATCTACTACACCTGGATAGATATTGCATGCTACTTGTACTGTATTCATCATCATTTATCAAAGAACCAACCTTTCActaaatactactccctccgttcttttTTATAAGACGTTTTAGCCAGTCCGCTTTGAACTGTTTTGGGCGTGTCTGAAATGTGTAAAACATCTTATAAAGGAGAACAGGGGGGGTATTAATGGGGGATTGGATGGTGAATTTTTGTACTGTTTCTTTGAAATTTCTGATTCAAGCATGTCAGGCAAGTTTTTTCATCTGTGCTTGTCAATAAATATTTTTAAGTCTGAACAGAAACATTCTATTACAGTTTGCATTAGATATTAGAGAGCTTAATAAAGAAAAAGGAACATGTATGACTTAAGATATGTCTAGGATTATCATGTCTAGTGCACCCTTCATAATATTATGACATGATTGCCAAATGCACCTGACTTCTTTTGTTGAAAAAAATGCAGATTACTCGAGATTTTGTTAAACACCCTTCTTAAAATTTATCCTCTATCTCTACCTGAGCTGCGATATCTTGGGAATTATTCTGGGTCAACTAGCAGCAGCAAGTTCAACACTGGGAAGAAAATGGAGGAAGACAACATGGAGGGCCCATCTTCCAACAAAAGACAAAAGGGCCGCAAGGACAAAGCAGCTTCAGATAAATTGAATTCTGATGAGAAGCTCAAGCAATCTACGATACTGGATGCTTTCAAAAGAGCAGGTGTAACGATCACCCAAGAAACAAAGAAAGCATCTTCACGACCATTGCCAAGTGGAATGACGTCGAAGGATGTTGAAAGCGAGGCTAATAATCCTGGTGAGCTTGGGCATATAGATTTGATGGCAGCACCAGTTCAGCTGGATATGCAAAGATTTAAATTCAGAACACTCCATGTGAATTGTTTATCCTTATTAAAGTATTCAGAGGTATGCATTTGTTCAGTTTGACTTAATTCTTTGATTCTTTTAAAGTTTTATGGTCAAGTTCTCATTTATTTATTTTACAGTTTCAAGATTCAACTTATCCATATCATGAATCTGAGGTATTTGATTTCAACAACATAATATATAGCTACTAAAGTATGGTGTCATTATTGAGATTTTTCTGTTTTCGTTATTCAGCTGCCTTTATATCTCTATCTTCTACGTGATCTAAACAACAAACTAGATCATGTAAACCCATCAAGCAAGCCATTTTTTAATAATTCTCAAGCAAAATCCACTCGCGCTCATTGCCAAAAGAGCACAGAAGATCTTCTTAGCAAAATCCAGCCACTATTCTCGAGTCTACGGAAGCATCTAGATGGATCAATTTCAATGATGAAAGACAGTAAGCTTTGATTATCCTTTTCTGCTTCTAGTTCCTTCTATCGTGAATAGTATGAATTTTTTACAATACTACAATGCATTGTACTGCTGTACCCCTCCTTTCCTTTGCTTTGATCAATAACACAACGGGGCACTACTATTGCTATGTAGGATCAGATAGCAGCCCAGACAACTGGAGTTCACATTCGGATTCAGCAGGAAACCCGCACATACCATACGTGAtggtctccaagtcttcaatagCCACTTCCGTATTTAAGGAGGTTCTTGGCTGCTACAGGAAGGTTGTAGCATGGATATCTTTTTCTTACTTCTGATAGTAAAGATGACTCAAATTGTAGCATTAACATAATATGGCACCTTTTGCAGCTACTTGGCACGCCAGATCTATTGAATCAAGCAAATATGTCAGCTCTGAAGGAGCTGCTACAGACTTTCCAGCCAACTGAAAATTTCGATGATGATCTTTCTGAGTTCCGTCCACCTCTGGTCCCTAGTAATGTTGATTATCTGTACTGTGGGGCATTTAAAATGTTTGAGGCTATTATGGATGCAGGTAATCAGCAGTTGCAATCTGTGCCAACTGCCAAAGTGATTCTCCATGTCTTACTGCAGTGTGACCTTTTTCCTAATCTCAATACCATGTCTTACTGCAGTGTGTTTGTTCTCACACATTTTGGCCTCTGACGTGCTAATTACCATGCAATCTATTTTAAATTCCATCATCATGCTGTTGGAAAAATCTGGGGAATCAAATGGGAAGAATATGCATGTAGGATGCTCCAAAGAGATTATTCCCTTTGTAAAGAAGCAGCTTAGGTTATCAGCTCATAAGCTGCTAACTTCTGATTTCCCTAATGAAGATACTGAAAATGGATGGCAGAGTAAAGTAAGCTAAAACACTTTTTAACATATAAATGTGCAATGCCTATAAGCATGCACGACTAATTCCTAAGAGGCTAACAAGTTCCATGTTTATTGCTTGTCAGGGTGATCTTATACCAAGGATATTACAAATATACCTCAGGAATAGTGAGTCGACTTCAGTTCTGCTTGATGAGCTGGCTTGCTCGGTGTTGCCTCAGGTGGTCCATCTCGATTT contains:
- the LOC125536933 gene encoding Fanconi anemia group D2 protein homolog → MVFLQRSNPRKRPPPAPTAPGPPPPPPPLATSSVPTPAEPSAVDAAAALLADAGCTLLVPPHLPPSLPSAPTFVPRLTRALAADPAADLPARLLAGLAAFAESPTRLRQLLLPTSPRSQSLARVLLSVPALQPGLLGLLLDKLPEHFDDDALDGVPLQDDVGRLIVAQFRWLDFLVDADTFVTKLMEVLSVAPPRLKKEIIGSIPEIVGDQSHAAVVSALEKLLQEDCQVVVAVLDTLSNLNLDALLQEQAVTVAISCIRTIHADQMPHLLRFLLLSATPANVGRIISQIREQLKFVGVVDPRAARSKKLKGKASATSTDGAILDALRSGLRFKNMLCEAFLKELKLVDHARDHKVIDVWLIMLIYANGGALQKSAEKILKSKILQGYIRETLFHQCIHGNTELVKDHFMSYLSVSDYLLACKEDKAREFATYLFTALFEEFSDTFSRQELVGSLITHIGSGISYEVSSALDIMISLTSNNSEELIPIASHITGILDYLESFHEDNLRKVYEIFCQLALAAGFNTSSGGSSVANELLMVVRKQVSNPDMKYKRMGIIGALRIVSAIADANAAVNYSSSQQPNCEEALGLLNMTVNSCKFVTLPLILLYDELSALFESNVLHSAIIEWVGEHVAEFDTLFLADLEDGQLSEKYLCESIEGELWMNLDGNISPVCVNILPLVSTSQQRSQACLQILPSQFLLLTTIERSGSEGSLGGINALLGCPLHLPSTKNLDESRWGSLSALEKKTVCHSLYFAINWIRELLNAFSTQVAARVVNVSQRVRDETAVKLLKRLRNLILLEILLNTLLKIYPLSLPELRYLGNYSGSTSSSKFNTGKKMEEDNMEGPSSNKRQKGRKDKAASDKLNSDEKLKQSTILDAFKRAGVTITQETKKASSRPLPSGMTSKDVESEANNPGELGHIDLMAAPVQLDMQRFKFRTLHVNCLSLLKYSEFQDSTYPYHESELPLYLYLLRDLNNKLDHVNPSSKPFFNNSQAKSTRAHCQKSTEDLLSKIQPLFSSLRKHLDGSISMMKDRSDSSPDNWSSHSDSAGNPHIPYVMVSKSSIATSVFKEVLGCYRKLLGTPDLLNQANMSALKELLQTFQPTENFDDDLSEFRPPLVPSNVDYLYCGAFKMFEAIMDAVCLFSHILASDVLITMQSILNSIIMLLEKSGESNGKNMHVGCSKEIIPFVKKQLRLSAHKLLTSDFPNEDTENGWQSKGDLIPRILQIYLRNSESTSVLLDELACSVLPQVASLKSKSTTQELSHGFPTLCSSTFHSWYRVLHEENLGNFNKMVKQALKTTSQSGVAVENVMDDIFKSVKVFVSLTNICKIHEKVAMHAMAVKYGGRFIDAFLKAFNFLETQFGQHGGDIVKMIKELQKATRIIQTICAEAKGYKRTMITSKIPATKRSMERFLFQVKALLEHCSNVERCWIGNLKHKDLHGHVVSSQVYGDVDGDPNDAEQEQMETDPETPADENDNIVDDDETENEATPLDD